The Dokdonia sp. 4H-3-7-5 genomic interval AGAAAAAGGAGATGTAATTGCGAGTGTTTCTGGACCTTTTGGTGATTTTGAAAAAAATATAAAGGCACCTAATTCAGGATATATTATCTGTATTAATCATGCTCCTATCGTAAATCAAGGAGACGCTATTGTACATATTACAAAATAATAATTCTTTTTAAGTAATTACGCTTTCGCGAAAGCGTAACAACAACACTCAATATAGATAAAGGATAAACAGCCTCTAGTGAGGTAGTTTATCCTTTATTAATCCATATACGAATGTACCCAACAGCGAGGCAGCAATAACTACAAGAATAGGAATGTAACCTGCTCCTATTAAGGTAAACATAGGTCCTGGACAAGCTCCTGCTAGTGCCCAGCCTAAACCAAATAAAACGCCACCTATCATGTAACGACTAAAACTTTTTGCCTTAGGGTGAAAATGAATTTTCTCACCATAAAATGATTTGATGTTGAGACGTTTAATAAGTTGTACTACTACAATGCCTATCACTAGCGCAGATCCTATAATTCCATACATGTGAAATGACTCAAACTTGAACATTT includes:
- a CDS encoding YeeE/YedE family protein: MRTLIYLLIGILFGITMFKSEAASWFRIYEMFKFESFHMYGIIGSALVIGIVVVQLIKRLNIKSFYGEKIHFHPKAKSFSRYMIGGVLFGLGWALAGACPGPMFTLIGAGYIPILVVIAASLLGTFVYGLIKDKLPH